The nucleotide window TCACTCATTGACTATTGTTAATGATAGCACCTATAAGGCCGGACAGAATTATTTATTAAAAAACAAATTTGGTCAGTGGGAAGCAAGAATCAGCGGTGACCCCCTAGAACGGGGTTTAATTTTAGGCAGTCTGTCTAAGCCTTTGATAGATAAACAAGAAGCCGTTTTTTTCGAAAAAATACAACAACTTGTCCCAAATGAATCCAAACAAAAACTACTCCGCAAATTCCTAGACTGGTATAACAGAAAAATGTATTTACATGTACCAGAAGAATTCAAAACAGAAATTTGGGGTGTATCGAGATATGCTTCTGACAAATATGATTTTATAGCACCTAATTATTTAAGGTTTCTTTATTTACATAGTTCACATGATATAGGACATGCACTTCAAGATCTTGCCTTGGTCGGCTGTACATCTTTTGCGGCTTGGAATGATAAAACCGAAAATGGCGACTTAATTCTTGGTAGAAATTTCGATTTCTATGCCGGCGATGAATTTGCGGAGAATAAAATAATCCTTTTTGTTGAACCCAATAAAGGAAACAAATTTATGTCAGTTACTTGGGGCGGAATGATTGGGGTTGTTTCTGGAATGAATGATAAAGGCTTAACCGTTACCATTAACGCCGGGAAATCGAAAATTCCTTTAGCTGCCAAAGATCCTATATCTTTGGTAAGCAGGGAAATATTACAGTACGCCAGTACAATTGAAGAAGCTATTTCTATAGCTAAAAAAAGAGAAGTTTTTGTTTCAGAAGCTATAATGGTTGGTAGTGCAATAGATGGCAAAGCTGCATTGATTGAAGTTTCACCTAATAATTTAGGTGTGTTTGAAGTGCCAAATTCCAATGAACTTATATGTTCAAATCATTTTCAAAGTGAAGCATATAAAGACGATCGGAGAAATGAAAGAACTATTGAGGAAAGCCATACCGCTTACCGCTATAAAAAAATGCAGGAATTATTAGAAAGCCAGAATAAAATTAATGTGTCTGATGCAGTTTCTATTCTTCGAAACAAAGAAGGTTTAAATGGCAAAGTATTGGGTTATGGTAATGAAAAGGCAATAAATCAACTGTTGGCGCACCATGGCATTGTTTTTAAGCCAGGAGAATTGAAGGTTTGGGTTTCGTCCAACCCATATCAACTTGGCACTTTTGTAGCTTACGATCTTAATGAAGTCTTCAAGAATGATATTGGCACAAACCCTAAATCGATGGCTATTGATTCTATTAATATACCTGCTGATAGCTTTAGAAAATCAGAGGAATATAAAACATATGAGATTTACAGAAAAAAAGAATTTGAAATTGAACAAGCAATCATAAATAAAGAATTAATTCCTAATTTCGAACCGCAAGAATTTATCTCCTTAAATCCAAATTACTGGAAATCACATTTTTTAGCTGGCCGTTACTTATATTCTGAAGAAAATTATAAGTCAGCAATTAATTTCTTTAGAAACAGTCTAACCAAGGAAATACCTAGTATCCCAGAAACAGAGGAGGTCAAAAAATTCTTAAAAAAATCACTTCGAAAATCTCGTTAAATCAAGTATTTCCTTGGTTAAACTCCGTAAATTATTTCTTTTGGGAAAGCTCTCGTGTTAACCAACCGCTTCTACTTGCAGTTGCAATGGCATAAGGTGTAATCCAAAACAATCCGAAAGTGTACAAAATACTATAAGAGTATGCCCAAAAAGATTCAGAAATCTTATTATAACGTTTCGCATAAAACAACACTGGGAAACTAGATAGTATAAGAATACTTACCAAAGTTGAACTTAAAAACAGAATGGGATGTGTTGCAATAAAAACGAACATAAATAGTATTAGGGGATAAGACATTATAATCTTTAAAGATTGGCTGATAAATAATAATCGTGGCCCAAATTTGTTTCCTTGCCTAAAATCGGTAAAGACATATTTAGACATCTCAATATTTTCACGCACATTACTTCTACCCCATCGGATAAACATTTTGTAAAGCCCCTTATATCGTTCTGGAACATTTGTGAAAGCATAAGCATTACGCTGAAAAAGCACGTGATATCCTTGTTTCAAAATCATATTTGTCATAGCCCTATCTTCACCAATATCCGATGGTTTACCCATAAATGTTTGGTTTATCCATGCATCCAAACAACCAAATACTGCTGTTTTACGATAAGCGGCTAAAGCACCTGGGGTACATAAAACCGATTTGAACTTACTTTCAGCAGAACGAACAAATTCAAAGCTTAAGGTGAAACTTACATCTAACATCTTAGGCAATAGAGCTTTTTTATTGTTCAAAACTCTAATATTACCAGCAACAGCTCCACAATTTTCATTGGTAACGAAAGGGCTCACCAAATTTCTCAATGTATCTGGATTTACAATAGAATCACTATCTACAGTAACAAATATATCTCCCGAACCCATTTTAAATCCACGATAAAGAGCGTGTCTTTTTCC belongs to Aegicerativicinus sediminis and includes:
- a CDS encoding C45 family autoproteolytic acyltransferase/hydolase — protein: MPFKATILRNVIGLCLLFLFSCGINKSINHQPQLDGYTQDIHSLTIVNDSTYKAGQNYLLKNKFGQWEARISGDPLERGLILGSLSKPLIDKQEAVFFEKIQQLVPNESKQKLLRKFLDWYNRKMYLHVPEEFKTEIWGVSRYASDKYDFIAPNYLRFLYLHSSHDIGHALQDLALVGCTSFAAWNDKTENGDLILGRNFDFYAGDEFAENKIILFVEPNKGNKFMSVTWGGMIGVVSGMNDKGLTVTINAGKSKIPLAAKDPISLVSREILQYASTIEEAISIAKKREVFVSEAIMVGSAIDGKAALIEVSPNNLGVFEVPNSNELICSNHFQSEAYKDDRRNERTIEESHTAYRYKKMQELLESQNKINVSDAVSILRNKEGLNGKVLGYGNEKAINQLLAHHGIVFKPGELKVWVSSNPYQLGTFVAYDLNEVFKNDIGTNPKSMAIDSINIPADSFRKSEEYKTYEIYRKKEFEIEQAIINKELIPNFEPQEFISLNPNYWKSHFLAGRYLYSEENYKSAINFFRNSLTKEIPSIPETEEVKKFLKKSLRKSR
- a CDS encoding glycosyltransferase, which codes for METNTIKSENPSKLDSIQHLNTKSISDKKPKHKFLKTSANPWGIVVLVSTFILMLGAVYLVYLLQNDFDQYHLDKVNSVWGLSFLGLGIGLLLFKGGMFLYNLYLYARYRSIKSVSDEELPTVTVIVPAYNEGKQVYDTLMSLAKSDFPKQKLQLLSIDDGSKDNTWYWMKEAKEVLGERLAIFQQPKNKGKRHALYRGFKMGSGDIFVTVDSDSIVNPDTLRNLVSPFVTNENCGAVAGNIRVLNNKKALLPKMLDVSFTLSFEFVRSAESKFKSVLCTPGALAAYRKTAVFGCLDAWINQTFMGKPSDIGEDRAMTNMILKQGYHVLFQRNAYAFTNVPERYKGLYKMFIRWGRSNVRENIEMSKYVFTDFRQGNKFGPRLLFISQSLKIIMSYPLILFMFVFIATHPILFLSSTLVSILILSSFPVLFYAKRYNKISESFWAYSYSILYTFGLFWITPYAIATASRSGWLTRELSQKK